The Sphingomonas naphthae nucleotide sequence TGACGATGACGGGCGTGCCCGGTATGTTCGCGCCGCGCTTCCTGCCGCCCAACATGATGCCGCCCGGCTGCGACGCGGCGCTGAGTTTCTACGACACCACCCCGCTCAGGAAGACGCTCGACGAACTCGTCGACTGGGATCTGCTCAACAGCGGCAAGACCCGGCTGTCGGTCGGCGCGGTCGAGATCAAGAGCGGCAATTTCCGCTTCTTCGACACGACGCGGGAGCGGATCGACGCGCGGCACATCATGGCCTCCGGCGCGCTGCCGCCGGGCCTGCCGCCGGTGGAGATCGACGGCTGCCATTATTGGGATGGCGGCCTGGTCTCGAACACGCCGCTCGCCCATGTGCTGGGTCAGCAGCCGAGCGATCTGCTGGTGTTCCAGGTCGATCTCTTCTCTGCCTCCAACGAATTGCCGACGACGATCATGGACGTCATGGCGCGGGCCAAGGAAATCCAGTTTTCCAGCCGCACCCGGCAGGTCTCCAGCCTGCTCCTGAAACAGCGCAACGAGCGCCAGATGGTGGCGCGCCTGCTCGACAAGCTGCCGCCGGAGATGGCGGAGGATGCCGACGTGAAAGCGCTGCGCGAACTGACGCGTGACCATTCGGTCAACCTCGTCCAGCTCATCTACCGCGCCAATGCGTGGGAGGGCGGATCGCGCGACTATGAATTTTCCGCGCGCACCATGGCCGAGCATATGGCCGCCGGCCGCGCGGCGGTGGCCGACACGATGACCCATTCGGGCCTGCTCGCGCGCAACATCCTCGACGGGCAGACCGCCTCGTTCGATCTCACCCGCAAACCCTGATCCAGCCTCACGGAGTTTTCCCCATGTTCCTGACCGGCAAGACCGCGCTCATCACCGGCTCCACCTCGGGCATCGGCCTGGCCTATGCCAAGGCGCTCGCCGCCGAGGGCGCCCATATCGTCATCAACGGCTTCGGCGACGCCGACGCGATCGAGACCGAGCGCAAGGGGCTGGAGGCGACCAGCGGCGCCAGGGCGCTCTATTCGGGCCACGATCTCACCAAGGTCGACCAGATCGAGGCGATGATGGCGGAGGCCGCCACGGCGTTCGGCGGGGTCGATATCCTCATCAACAATGCCGGCGTCCAGCATGTCGCCCCGGTCGATGAATTTCCGGTCGACAAATGGGATCTCATCATCGCGCTGAACCTGACGAGCGCCTTCCACACCACCCGCCTCGCTCTGCCGCACATGAAGGAGAAGAAGTGGGGCCGGCTGATCCAGACCGCCTCGGCCCACTCGCTCGTCGCCTCGCCGTTCAAGTCGGCCTATGTCACAGCCAAGCACGGTCTGGCGGGCTTCACCAAGACCGTGGCGCTGGAGACGGCGACCTTCGGCATCACCGCCAATTGCATCTCCCCCGGATATGTGTGGACGCCGCTCGTGGAAAAGCAGATCCCCGATACGATGAAGGCGCGCAACATGACCAAGGAGCAGGTGATGAACGACGTGCTGCTGGCCGGCCAGCCGACCAAGCAGTTCGTCACCGCCGAGCAGGTCGCGGCGATGGCGCTGTTCCTCTGCCGGGACGAGGCGGCGCAGATGACCGGCGCCAACCTTTCGGTCGACGGGGGCTGGACCGCTCAGTGACAATTTGGCGGCGCCTGTGCCCGATGGCGATCGGGGCCGCCCTTCTCGGCGGGTGTGGCGGGGGAGGGGGCGGCGACCGGCCGGCCTCGGCCGCCGACCGCGCGCCTGAACGCAACCGCGACGAGGCCGCCTCGGCAAGCGACTGGCGCTCGATCGCGAGTGACAATGATCGCCGCCGCCTGCGCAACTGGCGGCAGGCTTGGGAGGAGGTGCTGGCCACACTCGGCACCGATCCGCGCGTGGCCAGGGAAGGCGCCTTGCTCAGCCCGGACGTGGCGATGACCGGCGTGCTGCCGCCCGTGGGCGATTATCGCTGCCGGGTCATCAAGCTGGGCTCGCAGGCCAGAGGCGGGCTCGATTATGTCGCCTACCCCAGCTTCAATTGCCGCATCGGGCGAACCGGCGGCGTGGCGTTGTCGCTGCTGAAGCTGACGGGGTCGCAGCGGCCGGTGGGGCTGCTCTATCCCGACAGCGACCAGCGGCTGATCTTCCTCGGCACGATGGTGTTGGGCGACGAGACCCGCGCGCAGAATTACGGCCGCGATCCCGAACGCGACATGGCCGGGCTGGTCGAACGGATCGGCCCGCAGAGGTGGCGGCTGGTGTTGCCTTACCCGCGTTGGGAATCGAAGCTGGACGTAATGGAACTGGTGCCGACGGACGGGTGAATGGGTTGCCGTGCTCCTGCCTTCGCAGGAGCACGTAAGGTCTTCGACTTACTCGTCGGCGCGCGTGTCGTTGCTGGGGTCGAGCTGGCGGGCGTAGCGGGCGCGCTTGCGCTGGGCCTGGCCCATGCGGACAGGCTCGGGCAAGGTGAGGAGCGCGATATAGCCCTCGTGCTTCTCGTCGAGCAGGCGGAAGCGTTGCACCGCCGCCGTGTCGAATTCCTTGGCGCTCACGCCGCGGTTGAGGTTGGTGTCGGCCAGCGAGACCGGCTGGCGGATGTCGAAATAGCCGTAGCGGCCGCCGGGCGACATGTCCGCGCCCTTCTCGCCCTTCCTGGGCTTGCCCTGAAAGTCCATCGCGCGGACTTCGGGGGCGACCTGCGTCTCGTACCGCTCCATCTCGGTCGGATCGATCTCGCCGTCATGATTCACGTCGAGCGTGGTGAAGAAGCGCATCGCGTCCTGCCGGAATTCCGGCATGGTCAGGCGCCCGTCCCTGTTGGTGTCGGCGGCCTGGAACCAGAGCGTATCGGGGGAGGGGCCGCCGGGCGTCGGGCGGAAGGGTTCGCCCATCGGGCTGAAGAAGGTGCCCTTCAGCTGCCACGGCGAAGCAGGCGGGCCGGCGGGCGTATCAGCCGCCAGCGCGGGTGAGGCAATGACGCCGAGAAGGACCAGAGCCGGCAAAACACGCATGACACACCCCCGATGGCGCCCGCGCGATGCGGACAAGGCACCGTCAGCTTTGCGCCACCCCGCGCAGGATTTCCAGTGGAAGCGGCTTACCAGGTGCGGACGCGGGCCGTATCGACGTGGACGAAATTGTCCTTGGGGTAGAAGCCGACGCCGCCGCGCTGCATGTTCACCGCCACCTGGCGGAGCGTGGCGAGGGGGACGCCCGGCATGTAGATGTCGGTCGCCTTGCCCAGCATGTGCTGGCTCTTGGTGGCGACGCCTGTGTGGGCGCCGCCTTTTGCGCGCAGCGCCGCGTTGGTGTTGGGCGAGCGATAGCCCGAGATCACGTCGAACGACTTCTTCGGATCGAGTTCCAGCTTGGTGCGGATCGCGACCAGCAGGTCGATCAGGTCTGCATCCATCCGGGTCTGCTCGCCGGTGCGCCAGTCGCGCAGCGCGTGGTTGATCTCGGCCAGACCCTCGCTGTCATAGCCGATGCCGGTGGTGTAATAGCGGGCGTCGAACCGTTCGTTGGTGTGGACGTTATGGAAGGCGATGCGCCGTTCCGGCAGGGCCGCGAACGCCTTGCCGCCGCCCAGAAGAGTCGCCGCCGTCAGGCCCAGCATCCCACCCAGCAGCCCACGACGGCTGCAACCCGCATCCTGCATCTATTGATCCCGCTCTGGAGCGAAACGCGGCCTTGCCGCGTTGCCCATCATTGCCCACGACCTATTTACGGGAGCGCACGCTTGAAAAGAAGTTATGTTGCAAGAGCTTGTCTCTCCCTTGCCTCGCTTTGTCTCATTGGCGGTGCAACGATCGCCGCGCAACCGCAGGCGGCGTCCCCCGAAATCCTGTCGTTACAGGTCCAGCTCGATCGATTGGGATTCGGGCCGGGCGTGATCGACGGCAAGAAAGGCATGTCGCTGGCGGGCGCGCTGCGCGGGTTCCAGAAGGCCAACGACCTGAAGGTGACGGGCGAACCCGATCCCGCCACGATCGACGCCATCAAGGCGAAAGGCGCGGTGCCGGGCGTGATCGAGGTGACGTTGACGGCGGCGATGTTGGCCGGCCCGTTCCACGCGATCCCCAAGAAGGAGGGCGATCAGGCCAAGCTGCCGGCGCTGGGCTATGCCAATGCGATGGAGAAACTGGGGGAGATGTTCCACACCACCCCCGCCGCGCTGATCGCGCTCAACAGCCCGCAGACGCGGGTCGGGGTGGGGGCCAAGATCAAGGTGCCCAACGTGCTGGCCGCCGAGCGCAATTACGATCCCGAACTGAAGCCCGACTGGCGCCAGACGCTCGACATGCTCAACGTCTCCTCCGCCCAGCCGAAGGCGGCGAAGATCGTCGTCGACAAGTCCGATGGCGTGCTGATGGTGTATGACGAGGGCGACAAGCTGATCGCGCAATTCCCGGCGACGATGGGATCGGGCCACGATCCGCTGCCGATCGGCAGCTGGAAGATCAACGGCGCGTCCTACAATCCCACCTTCCACTACAATCCCAAATTGTTCTGGGATGCCAGCTCCAGCGACAAGAAGGCGCTGCTGCCGCCCGGGCCGAACGGGCCGGTCGGTGTGGTGTGGCTCGATCTGTCGAAGGAGCATTATGGCATCCACGGCACGCCCAAGCCGGAGAATATCGGCCGCACCGAAAGCCATGGCTGCATCCGCCTGACCAATTGGGATGCGGCGCGGCTGGCGATGATGGTGAAGCCGGGCACGCCGGCGATCTTCCAGCCATGAACCGCCTGGGCTTCGCGCTGATCCTCGCCTTCCTGGTGATCGGCGGGGGCTTCTGGCTGCTGGTGGACAAGGGGTCGGCGCCCGCGCCGGCCCCGATCGTGGCGCCGGCGCAAACGGTGCCGGCCGCCGCGGCGCCCGGGGTGGCGCGGGCGGGCCCGAGCGGGCTGATCGTGCCCGTCGCAGGCATCGCCCCCGCGCAACTCACCGACACGTTCGGCGACGAGCGCGGCGACGGCACGCGCGGGCATGGCGCGATCGACATCATGGCCCCGCGCGGCACGCCGGTGCTGGCGGCGCAGGCCGGCACGGTGGAGAAATTGTTCGAGAGCGAAAATGGCGGCCACACCATCTACCTCCGCTCGGGCGACGGCGCGACGGTCACCTATTACGCCCACCTCGACACCTATGCGACCGGCCTGGCCGAAGGGCAGAGGGTGACGCAGGGCCAGCAGATCGGCACCGTCGGCTCGACGGGCGATGCCTCGCCGGATGGGCCGCACCTCCATTTCGAGGTGAAGCTGATGGCGCCGGGGCAGAAATGGTATGAGGGGACGGGGGTTAACCCGTATCCGCTGCTGGTGGGAAAGTGAGGCCGGTTTAGCGGCCCAGTCGCACCGGCCCAATCCTCATCGGGACGGCGGGCGGGAAGCGGCACATCGATCATCAGCGCGGCGCAGACCGCCAGCGCCACCCGCACCGGATCTTCCGACGCCCGCCATCGATCGCAGATCGACCCCGCCGGTTACGATAACACCGACACCGGAGATCATGGAACTCCGCCTACGGCGAACGTCAGCCAGACCCAGGGCGCGCGGCTTACCCCTGCGGCGGCACCACCACCTCGTCCGCCGGCTTCTCCGCGTTGAGGCCGTGTTTCATCAGCATCGGCACGTTGGCGATGGCGAACAGGAAGGTGGCGGGCATAGCGCCCCAGAGCTTGTAGCCCAGCCAGAAATCGGTCGTGCTGGTCCGCCATACCGCTTCATTGGCGGCGGCCATGACGATGAAGAACAAGGCCCAGTTGCGTGACAGCAGCACCCAGCCGCGCCCGTCCAGCCCCGGATAGGCGCTGCCCAGCGCCAGCTTGAGCGTGGGGCGGCCGGTGGCGAGGCCGAACCAGAGGATGCCCGACACCATCAGATAATAGAGGGTCGGCTTCACCTTGATGAACCAATCCTGCTTCAGCCAGATCGTCAGCCCGCCCAGCACCAGCACCATCACGCTGGAGAACCATTGCATCGGTGAGATGTGGCCGAAGCGGAGGCGCGACACGATCATCGCCACCGCCGTCGCGGCCATGAACACGGCGGTCGCGGCGAAGATGTTCTTGCCCGTCAGCGTATAGGCCAGAAAATAGATCGCGAGCGGCCCGAGATCGAGCGCGAGGCGGACCAGCGGCGGCGGATCGGTGCGCGTGCTGGCGGGGGCGGTGGCGGACGTGGGGGCGGGGCTCATCGCGCGATCCGCTCGACGCCGGCGATGGCCCTGGCGACTTCCTCGGGCGCGAAGGGGCGCAAATCGTTGATCGTCTCGCCCACGCCGATGGCGTGGATCGGCAGGCCGTATTTCTCGGCCGCCGCGACCAGCACGCCGCCGCGCGCGGTGCCGTCGAGCTTGGTCATGACGAGGCCGGTCACCCCCGCCTCGCGCCCGAACACCTCGATCTGCTTGAGCGCGTTCTGCCCGGTGGTGGCATCCAGCACGAGCAGCACGTTATGCGGCGCCGCCGCGTTGAGCCGACCCAGCACGCGGCGGATCTTGGACAGTTCGTCCATCAGCCCCGCCTTGTTCTGGAGGCGGCCTGCGGTGTCGACGATCAGCACGTCGGTGCCCTGCTCGGTGCCGCGCTTGACCCCCTCGAACACCAGGCTGGCGGCATCGCCCCCCTCGGCGCCCGATATGATCGGCACGCCGATGCGGTCGGCCCACACCTTGAGCTGGCCGATCGCGGCGGCGCGGAACGTGTCGCCCGCCACCAGCATCACCGAATAATCCTGCTCGGTGAGCGTATGCGCCAGCTTGGCGATGGTGGTCGTCTTGCCCGATCCGTTGACCCCGATCACGAGGATCACCTGCGGGCGGGGGAAGGCGTCGATCATCAGCGGTTTCGCGACGGGGCGGAGGATGTCGGCGACCTCCTCGGCCACCA carries:
- a CDS encoding DUF4893 domain-containing protein; amino-acid sequence: MAIGAALLGGCGGGGGGDRPASAADRAPERNRDEAASASDWRSIASDNDRRRLRNWRQAWEEVLATLGTDPRVAREGALLSPDVAMTGVLPPVGDYRCRVIKLGSQARGGLDYVAYPSFNCRIGRTGGVALSLLKLTGSQRPVGLLYPDSDQRLIFLGTMVLGDETRAQNYGRDPERDMAGLVERIGPQRWRLVLPYPRWESKLDVMELVPTDG
- a CDS encoding 3-hydroxybutyrate dehydrogenase yields the protein MFLTGKTALITGSTSGIGLAYAKALAAEGAHIVINGFGDADAIETERKGLEATSGARALYSGHDLTKVDQIEAMMAEAATAFGGVDILINNAGVQHVAPVDEFPVDKWDLIIALNLTSAFHTTRLALPHMKEKKWGRLIQTASAHSLVASPFKSAYVTAKHGLAGFTKTVALETATFGITANCISPGYVWTPLVEKQIPDTMKARNMTKEQVMNDVLLAGQPTKQFVTAEQVAAMALFLCRDEAAQMTGANLSVDGGWTAQ
- a CDS encoding patatin-like phospholipase family protein; its protein translation is MAEADRPHRRRSAQSDTALPLPDTVALVLQGGGALGSFQAGVYDALSGAGIEVDWVAGISIGAVNAAIIAGNPPEQRVAKLKTFWDRVGSGQPAFPIWNMNDLGREWLHEWSAGLVTMTGVPGMFAPRFLPPNMMPPGCDAALSFYDTTPLRKTLDELVDWDLLNSGKTRLSVGAVEIKSGNFRFFDTTRERIDARHIMASGALPPGLPPVEIDGCHYWDGGLVSNTPLAHVLGQQPSDLLVFQVDLFSASNELPTTIMDVMARAKEIQFSSRTRQVSSLLLKQRNERQMVARLLDKLPPEMAEDADVKALRELTRDHSVNLVQLIYRANAWEGGSRDYEFSARTMAEHMAAGRAAVADTMTHSGLLARNILDGQTASFDLTRKP
- the ftsY gene encoding signal recognition particle-docking protein FtsY, which codes for MSTSWTERLFGGFRRTSEKLGENLDGLFGKAALDADTLDQIEEALIASDLGPATAARVRGRLEGERFAMGVTEAALRKVVAEEVADILRPVAKPLMIDAFPRPQVILVIGVNGSGKTTTIAKLAHTLTEQDYSVMLVAGDTFRAAAIGQLKVWADRIGVPIISGAEGGDAASLVFEGVKRGTEQGTDVLIVDTAGRLQNKAGLMDELSKIRRVLGRLNAAAPHNVLLVLDATTGQNALKQIEVFGREAGVTGLVMTKLDGTARGGVLVAAAEKYGLPIHAIGVGETINDLRPFAPEEVARAIAGVERIAR
- a CDS encoding L,D-transpeptidase family protein, with the protein product MGGATIAAQPQAASPEILSLQVQLDRLGFGPGVIDGKKGMSLAGALRGFQKANDLKVTGEPDPATIDAIKAKGAVPGVIEVTLTAAMLAGPFHAIPKKEGDQAKLPALGYANAMEKLGEMFHTTPAALIALNSPQTRVGVGAKIKVPNVLAAERNYDPELKPDWRQTLDMLNVSSAQPKAAKIVVDKSDGVLMVYDEGDKLIAQFPATMGSGHDPLPIGSWKINGASYNPTFHYNPKLFWDASSSDKKALLPPGPNGPVGVVWLDLSKEHYGIHGTPKPENIGRTESHGCIRLTNWDAARLAMMVKPGTPAIFQP
- a CDS encoding inner membrane-spanning protein YciB, which translates into the protein MSPAPTSATAPASTRTDPPPLVRLALDLGPLAIYFLAYTLTGKNIFAATAVFMAATAVAMIVSRLRFGHISPMQWFSSVMVLVLGGLTIWLKQDWFIKVKPTLYYLMVSGILWFGLATGRPTLKLALGSAYPGLDGRGWVLLSRNWALFFIVMAAANEAVWRTSTTDFWLGYKLWGAMPATFLFAIANVPMLMKHGLNAEKPADEVVVPPQG
- a CDS encoding DUF882 domain-containing protein, with product MQDAGCSRRGLLGGMLGLTAATLLGGGKAFAALPERRIAFHNVHTNERFDARYYTTGIGYDSEGLAEINHALRDWRTGEQTRMDADLIDLLVAIRTKLELDPKKSFDVISGYRSPNTNAALRAKGGAHTGVATKSQHMLGKATDIYMPGVPLATLRQVAVNMQRGGVGFYPKDNFVHVDTARVRTW
- a CDS encoding M23 family metallopeptidase, with amino-acid sequence MNRLGFALILAFLVIGGGFWLLVDKGSAPAPAPIVAPAQTVPAAAAPGVARAGPSGLIVPVAGIAPAQLTDTFGDERGDGTRGHGAIDIMAPRGTPVLAAQAGTVEKLFESENGGHTIYLRSGDGATVTYYAHLDTYATGLAEGQRVTQGQQIGTVGSTGDASPDGPHLHFEVKLMAPGQKWYEGTGVNPYPLLVGK